From a region of the Aythya fuligula isolate bAytFul2 chromosome 29, bAytFul2.pri, whole genome shotgun sequence genome:
- the HOXC12 gene encoding homeobox protein Hox-C12, with protein sequence MGEHNLLNPGFVGPLVNIHTGDTFYFPNFRASGGQLPGLPSLSYPRRDNVCSLPWASSEPCNGYPQPYLSSPVSINPSFGRACDLARVEESKCYYRETCSDTAGLKREERGRDSALLPLEAGLPNGMGGNFSKYDYPAAEAVPHDPPSCQSLESDSSSSLLNEGNKGTAGEAGSLVSPLNQGSTLGTGGAPWYPMHTRSRKKRKPYSKLQLAELEGEFMVNEFITRQRRRELSDRLNLSDQQVKIWFQNRRMKKKRLLLREQALSFF encoded by the exons ATGGGCGAGCACAACCTCCTTAATCCCGGCTTTGTGGGACCTCTGGTGAACATCCACACGGGAGACACCTTCTACTTCCCCAATTTCCGAGCCTCCGGAGGGCAGCTGCCCGGGCTGCCATCCCTCTCCTACCCCCGCCGGGACAACgtctgctccctgccctgggcatCCTCGGAGCCCTGCAACGGGTACCCGCAGCCCTACCTGAGCAGCCCCGTCTCCATTAACCCTTCCTTCGGCAGAGCCTGCGACCTCGCCCGggtggaggaaagcaaatgctaCTACCGGGAAACCTGCTCCGACACGGCCGGGCTCAAgcgggaggagaggggcagggacaGTGCCTTGCTGCCCCTCGAAGCCGGCCTCCCCAATGGCATGGGGGGCAATTTCAGCAAATATGACTATCCGGCCGCCGAGGCAGTGCCCCACGACCCTCCGTCGTGCCAGTCCTTGGAGTCAGACTCCAGCTCGTCCTTGCTCAATGAAGGGAATAAAGGCACGGCCGGCGAAGCGGGGAGCTTGGTGTCCCCCCTGAACCAAGGCAGCACTTTAGGCACCGGTG GTGCTCCTTGGTACCCGATGCACACACGGTCCCGGAAAAAGCGAAAACCCTATTCcaagctgcagctggcagagctggagggggAGTTTATGGTCAATGAATTCATTACTCGCCAAAGAAGGAGGGAGCTCTCAGACCGATTAAACCTGAGCGACCAGCAGGTGAAGATTTGGTTCCAGAACCGGcgcatgaaaaagaaaagactccTCCTGAGAGAGCAagccctttctttcttttaa
- the HOXC13 gene encoding homeobox protein Hox-C13 → MTAPLGLPPRWPDGLACRCEEAPREKNRMEGLGHCREVLPPPPPPPPGLAVPPAPPPPPQGAAYAELAAAEPPRQCPSGAASSAALGYGYPFGGGYYGCRLSHSHGVNLQQKTCAYHPGEKYPEAGGPLPGEELPSRAKEFAFYPGFASSYQPVPGYLDVSVVPGLGGHPEPRHDALLPMEGYQHWALSNGWDGQMYCSKEQSQSAHLWKSPFPDVVPLQPEVSSYRRGRKKRVPYTKIQLKELEKEYAASKFITKEKRRRISATTNLSERQVTIWFQNRRVKEKKVVSKSKTAHLHTT, encoded by the exons ATGACGGCGCCGCTCGGCCTCCCCCCGCGCTGGCCCGACGGCCTGGCCTGCCGCTGCGAGGAAGCCCCGCGGGAGAAAAACCGCATGGAGGGCTTGGGGCACTGCCGGGAGGTGTtgccccccccgccgccgccgccgccggggctcGCCGTgccccccgcgccgccgccgccgccgcaggGAGCGGCGTACGCCGAGCTGGCGGCCGCCGAGCCCCCCCGGCAGTGCCCGTCGGGGGCGGCATCCAGCGCGGCGCTGGGCTACGGGTACCCCTTCGGGGGCGGCTACTACGGCTGCCGCTTGTCCCACTCGCACGGTGTCAACCTGCAGCAGAAAACCTGCGCCTACCACCCCGGGGAAAAGTACCCCGAGGCCGGCGGGCCGCTGCCCGGCGAGGAGCTGCCGTCGAGGGCCAAGGAATTCGCTTTTTATCCCGGCTTCGCCAGCTCCTACCAGCCGGTCCCCGGTTATTTGGACGTGTCGGTGGTCCCGGGGCTGGGCGGCCACCCGGAGCCGCGGCACGACGCTTTGCTTCCCATGGAAGGTTACCAGCACTGGGCTCTTTCTAATGGCTGGGACGGCCAAATGTACTGCTCCAAAGAGCAATCGCAGTCTGCACACCTCTGGAAATCACCTTTCCCAG acgTGGTCCCCCTGCAACCCGAAGTCAGCAGTTATCGGAGGGGGCGAAAGAAGAGGGTCCCTTACACCAAAATCCAGCTGAAGGAGTTGGAGAAGGAGTACGCGGCCAGCAAATTCATCACCAAAGAGAAGCGGAGGAGGATTTCGGCCACCACCAACCTGTCCGAGCGCCAAGTGACTATCTGGTTCCAGAACCGGAGGGTCAAGGAGAAGAAGGTGGTGAGCAAATCCAAGACAGCACACCTCCACACGACCTGA